Below is a genomic region from Miscanthus floridulus cultivar M001 chromosome 1, ASM1932011v1, whole genome shotgun sequence.
TTCAACCCATAGAGAGACTTGTTCAGACGGCACACGAAGTCTGGGCTGGAGGAGTCAACAAATCCAGTCGGCTGAGCACAATACACTGTCTCAGTCAAGGTGCCATGTAGAAATGCATTCTTCACATCAAGTTGATGGATAGGCCATGAACGAGAGAGTGCTAAAGTAAGAACTGCCCGAATGGTTGCTGGCTTGACCACAGGACTGAAAGTTTCATCATAGTCAATGCCTGGACGCTGTGTGAAACCGCGAAGCACCCACCGAGCTTTGTAGCGGTCAAGAGAGCCATCAGACTTGAACTTATGACGAAACACCCATTTGCCGGTAACAAGATTGACTCCAGGTGGTCGGGGCACCAAAGTCCAGGTGTTGTTGGCCTGCAAAGCATCAAACTCCTCCTGCATGGCATTGCGCCAGGCAGGGTCAGCTAGGGCGGTGCGGACGGACTGTGGGCACCGGAGAAAGTGTCGCCGCGTGGAGGTTCAGACGGTCGACGGGGTGGCGGACGCCATCCTTCCCACGCGTGCGCATGCCATGCGCATTGACGACGGGCGTGGTTGGCTGGGGCgctgtggtggtggtgcggcCGGTGGGACGTCCGGCGCCGCTGGCAGCAACCTGGGACGAAGGGTCCATAGGGGCAGCAGCACCGGAAGGTCCTAGGAGCGCCGGTCGCGTGGCCTGCCCGTGGCCAGGCGGTGAGACGGGCTGGGGTCGGCAGTGCCGCCAGCAGTGCCGCCTGCGTCGGTCGTGTGGCCGCCCGTGGCCAGGCGGTCAGCAGTGCCACCCGTGGCGGGGCCGGCAGTGCCACCTGGGCTGTGGCCAGCAGTGCCGCCCAGGCTGGTTGGACCGGGGCCGCCATTGCTTCCCGGGGCGGCATCCATGCCGCCGGGTAGTCGTGTACCTGCAAGCACAGCTCTTGACCCGACGGGTAAAGAGGAATCATCAGCAGCATCCAAAAAATCAAGTGCGGTGTGATCCTGGGGCGAAGTAGACATATCGGCGAAGGGGAACACCGTCTCGTCGAATGTGACATGACTGAGAGACGATGATACGGTTAGAATGGAGGTCAAGACACCGATAGCCCTTGTGTTCGGAAGAGTACCCCAGGAACACGCACAGAGAGGAGCGAGGTGAAAGTTTATGTGGAGCTGTGGGTGATAAATTAGGATAGCAGGCGCAGCCGAAGACGCGAAGATGATCGTAAGAGGGCTGCGTGCCATATAGAGCAAAGTGGGGGGGTGCGGCCGTCTAAGGCTTTTGTGGGATGACGATTGAGAAGGTAGGTGGCGGTGTGTAAGGAGTCAGCCCAATAAACCGGAGGTAGACTAGCCTGGAATAAAATGGAGCGCACAATATTATTGATAGTGCGAAGAGCGCGCTCAGCCCGCCCATTTTGCTGTGAGGTGTATGGGCACGACATGCGAAGAACGACTCCGTGAGTGAGGAAGAACGTGCGGGCCGAAGAATGATCGAATTCGCGGCCGTTGTCGCACTGGACTGCCTTGATGGAGGAATCGAACTGGGTGAGCACATACGAGAAAAAGTGAGTTAGAGCACCGAAAGTGTCGGACTTGAGGCGTAAGGGAAAAGTCCAAGTGTAGTGTGTGCAATCATCCAAAATAACAAGATAGTATTTGTAACCAGACACACTAACCACTGGGGATGTCCAAAGATCACAATGAATTAAATCAAATGGGTTTGGCGCACGAGAGTTTGACAAGCTAAAAGGAAGACGCACATGGCGGCCGAGCTGACAAGCGTGGCAAACATGACTATCAAGGCGCTTATTACATGAAATAGCATTGGAACTAATAAGTTTGGACAAAGCCTCATGACCGATATGACCGAGACGACGGTGCCATAGGGTGGTGGAGGATGCAAGCAGCAGTGAGGGCGGTGGTGCTGGGTGGCGCTGGCGGGAAAAACGGGTATAGATCACCCGTGCTATTGCACCTGGCGATCACGCTCCGTGTCTGAAGGTCCTTCATAGAAAGGCCTGAAAGGATCAAACTCGATAGAACAATTATTATCGGTAGTAAAGTGACGAACAGAAATTAGATTCTTAATAATGTTTGGTGAGACTAAAACATTAGAAAGAACTAATGGACGTCGCGATGTAGAAAAAGAGTGTGATCCAACGGAAGTAACAGGAAGTAAATCCCCGTTACCAACAATGATAGATGAAGGATGCGATGACAAAGGAGGGTGAGAGGTGGAGAGTATACCAGCGTTGTTGACCATGTGGGAGCCGGCACCTGAATCAACATACCACTCGCCGGACCCGGGAGGAGTGAGCGTCATGGTGCTGAAATTGCTGGAGAGGGTGGACGTGTTCGAAGCTCCCCCCGTGCATGGGGCTCCATGCCTGCTGCTACGACGGTGGTGTGGCGTAGTGGGTCGGCTGCCCGTAGCCGTATCCTGCGCCGAACCCTGGTGGAGCGCCGAAGCCGTAGCCCTGTGGCAGTTGGGGTACAGCCGTGAAGGCCGCCGGAGGAGGGCGGTAGAGCGCGCCATGGGCGCCGTTGGTGGGAGGGGGGTGCGGCCAAAACTGCACCGTGCCCGCCCATGGGTTGTAGAGCATCGGCGGGGGAcgaggcgcactggagggctgcTGCCCTTGCTGTGACTGCTGCTGCTTGTTCCCGCCGCGGCCACGGCGCCGGCCGGAGCGATGACCCTGGCCCTGGGTGCCTTGCTGAACCACCGCCTTGGCCGGCGTGGGCAGGGTGACCGCCGGGGGCACGGCCATGTGGGGCAGCAGCAGTGGAGGACGAGCCGGTGAGGAGAGCCGTGGGCGCAGGAGGCGGCGTGGTGGTAGATGTGCCGCCGGTGTCGCCAGCGATGTCGTTGAGGTCAATCTCCTCGAGCAGCAAGAGGGTGCGCGCCTCCGCGAAGGTGGGGAACGGCTGCCGCAGCTTGATGTTCGTCACCATGGGACGAAACTTTTCGCTGAGGCCGCGGAGGAGCGTGAGGACGAGGGTGCGGTCGCCGACCGGGTCGCCGAAGTCGCGGAGAGCGGCGGCCATCGTCTCGAGCTTGCGGCAGAAGTCCGTTATCGAAGACGACCCTTGTCTGACAGTGCGGAACTCCGCAGACAGCAGCAGGGCGCGTGACTCGCGCTGCCCGAGGAATTCGTCCTCGAGGTGCACCCAAGCGACGCGGGCGTTCGGCTCCTTCAACATCGTCGACTGCTGCAAGTCGGGGTGGATCGTGCCGTAGATCCACGTGAGGACGGTGCAGTTCATCTGCACCCAAGCTGGCCGGTCGTCGTTGACCACGTCGGTGAGAACGTGATCAGTGAGGGCATACTTGCCCAGGACGATGAGGAAGAGGGCGCGCCAGCGGGTGTAGTTGTTGGAGGCCCGGTCGAGGATCACGGGGATGAGCACCTTGATGTTGAggacggcgatggcggcggcgtggaCTGTCGGCGTGGTCGGCCTCGTACCtgtcgagggcggcggcggcctgctCGCGTGTGATGCGCGCCTGGCGCTCCTCTTCGGTCTCCGCCATGGCGAGGACGCGGGCTCCTGGCGGCTGGCGACGGAGAAGGACGAGACCGCGTGATCTGGGTCACGCAATCTGGTCTGGTCCTGGCGGTGGCGTCCTGGTGTAGCGTCGGACGAAACTGCAGCAACGTGTGCGATCCCGATCCAGCCAGGTGCGATGACGATCGGGCCTGCTGCAATGACGATCAGGATCAGGCCTGGATGCGTTGATGCGTTCACGTACATGAGCACCCGGCGGCTGACGGCGGCTGTGCGCTGAGGAGATCACGCACACGGGTGTACCCGTGCAGTACCGGCGAATCGAACGCACGGGCAGATGACTGCGCGAGAGAATTAATCGCGCGAGTCAGGTCGGCGAGCGTGGCTCTGCGATGGCAGGCCGGCGAGTGACGAGCACCCAGCGACGGCAGGTAGCGGCCAGCCGGTCAATTGTGAGGATCGGCGGCGGCGCGATT
It encodes:
- the LOC136461495 gene encoding uncharacterized protein, which encodes MTLTPPGSGEWYVDSGAGSHMVNNAGLSMKDLQTRSVIASHVTFDETVFPFADMSTSPQDHTALDFLDAADDSSLPVGSRAVLAGTRLPGGMDAAPGSNGGPGPTSLGGTAGHSPGGTAGPATGGTADRLATGGHTTDAGGTAGGTADPSPSHRLATGRPRDRRS